The following coding sequences lie in one Thermoplasmata archaeon genomic window:
- a CDS encoding SRPBCC domain-containing protein yields the protein MKEIRTEIDIEASADRVWHSLTDFPAFAEWNPFIRHVSGVPKVGTKLEVFMQSSGTRGMTFRPTVTKADRNRELRWLGHLGVPGLFDGEHIFEIEEAGPKRVRFVQRERFRGILVPLLTRSLDRDARRGFEEMNRALRTRTESMPPP from the coding sequence ATGAAGGAAATCCGGACGGAGATCGACATCGAGGCCTCCGCGGACCGTGTGTGGCATTCGCTCACGGACTTCCCCGCCTTTGCCGAATGGAATCCGTTCATCCGTCACGTGTCCGGCGTACCGAAGGTCGGCACGAAACTCGAGGTGTTCATGCAGTCGTCGGGGACCCGGGGAATGACATTCCGACCGACCGTGACGAAGGCGGACCGGAACCGCGAACTCCGTTGGCTCGGGCATCTCGGCGTGCCCGGGCTCTTCGACGGCGAGCACATCTTCGAAATCGAGGAGGCCGGACCGAAACGCGTGCGCTTCGTCCAGCGCGAGCGGTTCCGGGGCATCCTGGTCCCGCTCCTCACTCGGAGCCTCGATCGGGACGCGAGACGCGGCTTCGAGGAGATGAACCGTGCACTCAGAACGCGGACGGAGTCGATGCCGCCTCCCTGA
- a CDS encoding TatD family hydrolase, whose translation MRPTVRTPIFDNHIHLRAEFQGVTAAKAFEQAGGTAMLLTHTPYDEVPILRGEDFEGAYRKTLSMADAVRAATSLQVFVALGPYPVEFLGLRETIGPEAAVEAMQQGIDGAARHIAEGRAIAFGEVGRPHFPVAADAISACNGLLEYAMRSAKGLGCAVILHTEDPTPQTFAEFAEIASRAGLAPDRVVKHHSTPVTRPEDTHGVVPSILAKEDLVATALRGGPRFLLETDYIDDPRRPGAVLGPATVPRKTRAWLERGVLREEDAWQIHKDLPERTYGIELRG comes from the coding sequence GTGCGACCGACCGTGCGGACACCCATTTTCGACAATCACATCCACCTTCGAGCCGAGTTCCAAGGGGTCACGGCGGCGAAGGCGTTCGAGCAAGCCGGCGGCACCGCGATGCTCTTGACCCATACGCCGTACGACGAGGTGCCAATCCTCCGCGGGGAAGATTTCGAAGGGGCGTACCGCAAGACCCTGTCGATGGCCGACGCAGTGCGCGCGGCGACGTCGCTTCAGGTCTTCGTCGCCCTGGGTCCATATCCCGTCGAGTTCCTCGGCCTTCGGGAGACGATCGGACCCGAGGCGGCCGTCGAGGCGATGCAGCAGGGGATCGACGGAGCCGCCCGACACATCGCGGAGGGTCGCGCGATCGCATTCGGCGAAGTCGGACGGCCGCATTTCCCCGTCGCCGCCGACGCGATTTCCGCGTGTAATGGTCTCCTCGAATATGCGATGCGGAGCGCGAAAGGCCTCGGGTGCGCGGTCATCCTGCACACGGAAGATCCGACGCCGCAGACGTTCGCAGAATTCGCCGAGATCGCGTCGAGAGCCGGCCTCGCCCCGGACCGGGTCGTGAAACATCACTCGACGCCAGTCACGCGGCCGGAGGACACGCACGGCGTCGTGCCCTCGATCCTCGCGAAGGAGGATCTCGTGGCGACGGCCCTTCGGGGCGGTCCGCGGTTCTTGCTCGAGACGGACTACATCGACGACCCTCGGCGGCCCGGTGCGGTTCTCGGCCCCGCCACCGTCCCGCGGAAGACGAGGGCCTGGCTCGAACGAGGCGTCCTCCGGGAAGAGGACGCGTGGCAGATCCACAAGGACCTCCCCGAGCGCACGTACGGCATCGAGCTTCGCGGATGA
- a CDS encoding acylphosphatase, whose product MDGRARVIFRGRVQGVYFRAHCAERAEALRLDGYVQNLPDGSVEAVFEGDRSAIESCIEWNKASQPYAQVTGVEISWTSPRGDLKGFHVRRG is encoded by the coding sequence ATGGACGGCCGAGCCCGCGTGATCTTCCGCGGCCGCGTGCAAGGTGTCTACTTCCGCGCGCACTGCGCGGAGAGGGCGGAGGCCCTGCGCCTCGACGGATATGTGCAGAACCTCCCGGACGGGAGCGTCGAGGCGGTCTTCGAGGGCGATCGGTCCGCCATCGAATCGTGCATCGAATGGAACAAAGCCTCCCAGCCGTACGCGCAAGTCACCGGCGTCGAGATTTCGTGGACGTCGCCGAGAGGGGACCTGAAAGGGTTCCACGTACGACGCGGTTGA
- a CDS encoding CBS domain-containing protein: MKRNKVQDLRVSDYMSTDLVTAMPDDTIGDVLGKMKTRDIHEIPVLERKKLVGIVTMRELMRRRNSPPSTKASTVLEVAPQVTPETTLPEVAEKMISAGFRAIPVVKGKAVVGILSRSDLVRALVETRALEGVVARDFMTPKPQAVAEDDTVEHAVQIMRSLGERSVPVVDKNRHLKGVVGMKDVIDLFARPKKREHAGDRVGREEKVALEVKGVMRYPPLTVGPDADVHRAAELMAKQHVSSVVVTEDDEPVGIITTQDLMQFLASLQEREQLFVEIGGLEDEPTDAYDEIYAVVQKQMRRIAQLVQPRTLAIHVQKYKPEGDRWKYSIRARFTTAHRIYYAHHFDWDLRVALADLLDTLYNRIVKEKERKVTERKRHHAPST, from the coding sequence ATGAAGCGGAACAAGGTCCAAGACCTCCGCGTCTCGGACTACATGTCCACGGACCTTGTGACCGCGATGCCGGACGACACGATCGGGGACGTCCTCGGCAAGATGAAGACGAGGGACATCCACGAGATCCCCGTCCTGGAGCGGAAGAAGCTCGTCGGCATCGTGACGATGCGCGAGCTGATGCGCCGTCGGAATTCGCCGCCGTCGACGAAGGCCTCGACGGTGCTCGAAGTCGCGCCCCAGGTCACCCCGGAGACGACGTTGCCCGAGGTCGCGGAGAAGATGATCTCCGCCGGATTCCGGGCGATCCCCGTGGTGAAGGGAAAGGCCGTCGTCGGCATCCTCTCGCGGTCCGACTTGGTGCGGGCCCTCGTGGAGACGCGCGCCCTCGAAGGGGTCGTCGCGCGCGACTTCATGACCCCGAAGCCGCAGGCCGTCGCAGAGGACGACACGGTCGAGCACGCGGTCCAGATCATGCGGTCCCTCGGCGAGCGCTCCGTGCCCGTCGTCGACAAGAACCGCCACCTGAAGGGTGTCGTCGGGATGAAGGACGTCATCGACCTGTTCGCACGGCCGAAGAAGCGCGAGCACGCCGGCGATCGGGTGGGGCGCGAGGAAAAGGTCGCGCTCGAGGTGAAAGGTGTCATGCGCTATCCGCCCCTGACGGTCGGACCCGATGCGGACGTCCACCGCGCCGCGGAACTCATGGCGAAACAACACGTCTCGTCCGTCGTCGTGACGGAGGACGACGAGCCGGTCGGGATCATCACGACGCAGGACCTGATGCAGTTCCTTGCGAGCCTGCAGGAGCGCGAGCAGCTCTTCGTCGAGATCGGCGGCCTTGAGGACGAGCCGACGGACGCGTACGACGAGATCTACGCGGTCGTCCAGAAGCAGATGCGCCGGATCGCCCAGCTCGTGCAGCCGCGGACCCTCGCGATCCACGTCCAGAAGTACAAGCCGGAGGGCGACCGCTGGAAGTACTCCATCCGCGCCCGCTTCACGACCGCCCACCGGATCTACTACGCCCACCACTTCGACTGGGACCTGCGCGTCGCCTTGGCCGACCTTCTCGACACGCTGTACAACCGGATCGTCAAGGAGAAGGAGCGCAAGGTCACGGAGCGGAAGCGGCATCACGCGCCGTCAACGTAG